Part of the Abditibacteriota bacterium genome is shown below.
ATTTAACCATTGGTTAATGCCTTTTTTCTGTATTCGCTTGGTGTCATCCCGTTAAGCTTCTGCTTGATCCTTTTGTTGTTGTAATAATCGATGTACTCCTCTAATTCCTTATAGAAATGCTCTACCGACTCAAAG
Proteins encoded:
- a CDS encoding IS3 family transposase, giving the protein FESVEHFYKELEEYIDYYNNKRIKQKLNGMTPSEYRKKALTNG